In Nostoc sp. UHCC 0926, a single genomic region encodes these proteins:
- a CDS encoding Uma2 family endonuclease, translating to MTAVSPVVKPVSQMRLAPGSTVNIQDISWEEFESILQELGEKRSLRVAYSKSTLEIMVPLREHEKSKDLISDIVKILLKIAGKSYEPFGSTTFKRENIAGVEPDTCFYIQNYQRMIGRRKLEPDDPPPDLAIETDVTSKTTLDAYEAIAVPELWIYDSKKLRIYLLRDGHYIESDHSPNFPNIPLTQIIAATVERAWQVGTVQALKEFEGALDRSRDPNLYRRENDDWWLQQC from the coding sequence ATGACTGCTGTATCCCCCGTTGTTAAACCTGTTAGCCAAATGCGGCTAGCGCCTGGTAGTACAGTGAATATCCAGGATATCAGTTGGGAGGAATTTGAGTCTATTTTGCAAGAACTGGGGGAAAAGCGATCGCTACGAGTTGCTTACAGCAAGTCTACTTTAGAAATTATGGTTCCTCTACGCGAACACGAAAAATCAAAGGACTTAATTTCGGATATTGTAAAAATCTTGCTGAAAATTGCAGGGAAAAGTTATGAACCCTTCGGTTCAACCACCTTCAAGCGGGAAAATATAGCGGGGGTAGAACCAGATACTTGCTTCTACATCCAGAATTACCAAAGAATGATTGGTCGTCGCAAACTAGAACCAGATGATCCGCCTCCTGATTTGGCAATTGAAACAGATGTGACATCAAAAACAACTCTTGATGCTTACGAAGCGATCGCAGTTCCAGAACTATGGATTTACGATAGTAAAAAACTGAGGATTTATTTACTCAGGGATGGACATTACATCGAATCTGATCACAGTCCTAACTTTCCAAATATCCCTCTAACTCAAATTATTGCCGCTACAGTTGAACGAGCTTGGCAAGTAGGAACTGTACAAGCTTTGAAAGAGTTTGAAGGGGCATTAGATAGAAGTCGCGATCCGAACTTATATAGAAGAGA
- the sat gene encoding sulfate adenylyltransferase codes for MSQNPDAIAPHGGQLINRIAAPEQRAEFLSKADFLPRVQLDDRAVSDLEMIAIGAFSPLTGFMNQEDYDRTVTEMRLANGLVWSIPITLSVSEEVASPLQEGGLIRLDNSIGEFIGVLQLTQKYYYDKIREAIKVYRTNDVNHPGVQVLYNQGTVNLAGDIWLLQREPHPQFPTYQIDPAASRQLFQDKGWKTIVGFQTRNPIHRAHEYIQKCALEIVDGLFLHPLVGATKEDDIAADVRMRCYEILLEHYYPLDRVTLAINPAAMRYAGPREAIFHALVRKNYGCTHFIVGRDHAGVGDYYGTYDAQYIFEEFAPSELGIVPMKFEHAFYCTRTKQMATSKTSPSRPEERIHLSGTKVREMLRRGELPPPEFSRPEVAAELARAMRIQVSV; via the coding sequence TTGAGTCAAAATCCAGATGCCATAGCCCCCCACGGTGGACAGTTGATTAACCGGATCGCCGCACCAGAACAAAGAGCAGAGTTTCTCTCAAAAGCTGACTTTTTGCCGCGAGTGCAACTTGACGATCGCGCCGTTTCTGATCTAGAAATGATTGCGATCGGTGCTTTTAGTCCACTGACGGGTTTTATGAACCAGGAAGACTACGATCGCACTGTTACAGAAATGCGACTAGCTAATGGTCTTGTTTGGTCAATCCCGATTACACTATCAGTAAGCGAAGAAGTCGCTTCCCCATTGCAAGAAGGCGGCTTAATCCGTCTGGATAACTCGATAGGCGAATTTATCGGAGTTTTGCAACTCACGCAAAAATATTACTACGACAAAATCCGCGAAGCAATAAAAGTCTACCGTACTAATGATGTCAATCATCCGGGCGTGCAAGTACTCTATAACCAAGGTACTGTAAATCTGGCGGGTGATATTTGGTTGTTGCAGCGCGAACCTCATCCCCAGTTTCCCACTTACCAAATCGATCCAGCTGCCTCACGGCAACTATTTCAAGACAAGGGTTGGAAAACCATCGTCGGCTTTCAAACTCGCAACCCCATCCACCGCGCCCATGAATATATTCAAAAGTGCGCTTTAGAAATTGTCGATGGTCTATTTTTGCACCCATTAGTCGGGGCGACAAAAGAAGATGATATTGCCGCTGACGTGCGGATGCGCTGCTATGAAATTTTGCTAGAACATTACTACCCCTTAGACCGGGTAACTTTGGCAATTAATCCGGCAGCAATGCGCTATGCTGGGCCTCGTGAGGCAATATTCCATGCTTTAGTCCGCAAAAACTACGGCTGTACTCACTTTATCGTCGGACGGGATCATGCTGGTGTCGGCGACTATTACGGCACTTACGATGCTCAGTATATCTTTGAAGAATTTGCGCCCAGTGAATTGGGCATTGTGCCGATGAAATTTGAACACGCTTTTTACTGCACGCGCACTAAGCAGATGGCAACATCTAAAACCAGTCCCAGCAGGCCAGAAGAACGCATTCACCTATCGGGGACAAAAGTCCGGGAAATGCTGCGGCGCGGTGAGTTACCTCCACCAGAATTTTCCCGTCCTGAGGTGGCGGCAGAGTTGGCGCGGGCAATGCGGATACAAGTATCGGTTTAG
- a CDS encoding caspase family protein, producing the protein MKRRTFLHRIGSILAVLGLTEAEWLTLGNRYYQALAEPSPRKLALLIGINEYPKIPDLSGCLTDVELQKELLIHRFGFQGSDILTLTEEEASREFIEAAFLDHLGKQAKPGDVVLFHFSGYGSRVKLETSPDPMQNALVAANVSKKSQDEKIVNYILEETLLLLLRSLPTDRVTAVLDTSFYAPSTVLGLKIRTLEESLAKLAAEELDFLKQLKTQNLPSTPIVLAATSEPKQPAREGLFSGFSAGLFTYALTQYLWEFTPATTIKVALSHVENSLSKLGSKQQPALLSNQKNPDVTSLLPDGIIGAQGVVSAIEEDGKTVHLWLAGLPPQVLLYYGVNSRFTLETTEQLVLRSRTGLTAKAQISKIEGANSLQVGQLVQEAVRVLPRNINLTIALDTGLERIERVDATSAFAGFSHVSTVLLGEKPADYLFAKQQEIPSHYGLFSLGGELIPNTTEEVKEAVKLTVQKLAPILSTLLAAKLWRLTENQGSSRLALKATLEIISEISPRVVIQRQTARTFKTETSIKKSLPTPVVPVGSQMQYRVENQSDRPVYLILLGLNNNHTAIAFYSWDLQEPNTADTKPLLKQVVIAPGETLTLPQTNAASEWVISGPASECEQQLIFSTAPFTATLAALNTTKYSTAEEQPIGPLLNPLDVAQALLQDLHNASALKTEMNSTAADSYILDVNNWASFSFSFQVV; encoded by the coding sequence ATGAAACGGCGCACGTTTTTACACAGAATTGGCTCAATACTCGCGGTATTGGGGCTGACTGAAGCTGAGTGGTTGACTTTGGGAAATCGCTATTATCAGGCTTTGGCAGAACCCAGCCCGCGCAAGTTGGCTTTGTTAATAGGTATTAACGAATACCCAAAAATTCCAGACCTCAGTGGTTGTCTGACGGATGTAGAACTACAAAAAGAACTTTTGATTCACCGCTTTGGCTTCCAAGGGTCAGATATTTTAACCTTAACTGAGGAAGAAGCTAGCAGGGAATTCATTGAGGCGGCTTTTTTGGATCACTTGGGCAAGCAAGCTAAACCCGGTGATGTGGTCCTATTTCACTTTAGCGGCTATGGCAGCCGTGTCAAATTGGAAACATCGCCAGATCCAATGCAAAATGCTCTGGTGGCAGCCAATGTCAGCAAAAAATCACAAGATGAGAAAATAGTCAACTATATATTAGAAGAAACTCTACTGCTATTATTGCGATCGCTCCCCACAGACCGAGTAACAGCAGTATTAGATACTAGCTTTTATGCTCCTAGCACAGTATTAGGATTAAAAATTCGCACCCTTGAGGAGTCACTAGCAAAGTTAGCAGCAGAGGAACTCGACTTTCTCAAACAACTTAAAACTCAAAACTTACCCAGCACTCCGATTGTTTTAGCAGCTACCTCAGAGCCAAAGCAGCCAGCCAGAGAAGGACTTTTTTCTGGTTTTAGTGCCGGGTTATTTACCTACGCCTTGACGCAGTATTTGTGGGAATTCACCCCAGCCACCACAATTAAAGTCGCCCTCTCTCATGTAGAAAATTCTCTATCCAAATTGGGTAGCAAACAGCAACCAGCGTTATTAAGTAATCAGAAAAATCCAGATGTAACGTCTCTACTGCCAGACGGGATCATCGGTGCCCAAGGCGTGGTGAGTGCCATTGAAGAAGACGGCAAAACTGTGCATCTGTGGTTAGCAGGATTACCTCCACAAGTGCTGCTATACTACGGAGTGAATTCTCGATTCACCCTAGAAACAACAGAGCAATTAGTATTGCGATCGCGGACTGGGTTAACTGCAAAAGCCCAAATTTCTAAAATTGAAGGTGCAAATTCCCTCCAAGTCGGGCAACTCGTCCAAGAAGCAGTCCGGGTTTTACCCCGAAATATTAATTTAACAATTGCTCTGGATACTGGATTGGAAAGAATTGAGCGGGTAGACGCTACAAGTGCCTTTGCTGGATTTTCCCATGTATCCACCGTACTATTAGGAGAAAAACCAGCTGATTATCTATTTGCCAAGCAACAGGAAATTCCCAGTCATTATGGTCTATTTTCTCTTGGTGGCGAGCTAATTCCCAATACCACTGAGGAAGTAAAAGAAGCAGTAAAATTAACAGTACAAAAGTTAGCGCCAATATTATCAACCCTGCTTGCAGCCAAGTTATGGCGACTTACAGAAAATCAAGGTTCTTCCCGCTTGGCTCTCAAGGCAACCTTAGAAATAATTAGTGAGATATCGCCTCGCGTCGTCATCCAGCGCCAAACAGCACGAACTTTCAAAACTGAAACTTCGATTAAAAAATCACTCCCCACTCCCGTTGTGCCAGTTGGTAGTCAAATGCAATATCGAGTGGAAAACCAGAGCGATCGCCCAGTATATTTAATCTTGCTAGGATTAAACAATAATCATACAGCAATTGCCTTCTACTCTTGGGACCTCCAAGAACCAAACACTGCGGACACCAAACCCCTCCTCAAACAAGTCGTTATCGCCCCAGGTGAAACCCTTACCCTACCCCAAACTAATGCTGCTTCCGAATGGGTAATTTCAGGGCCAGCTTCTGAGTGCGAACAACAATTGATTTTTAGTACTGCCCCCTTTACTGCAACTCTCGCCGCCTTGAACACTACTAAATATTCCACAGCCGAAGAACAACCGATTGGCCCATTGTTGAATCCATTAGACGTTGCACAAGCCTTGCTACAAGACTTACATAATGCCAGCGCCCTCAAAACGGAGATGAATAGCACAGCAGCCGACTCATATATCTTGGATGTAAATAATTGGGCAAGTTTTAGCTTTAGTTTTCAGGTTGTGTAA